Sequence from the Armatimonadia bacterium genome:
GCTTCCGATCGTGATCACCACGGCGGCGATGAGGACCGTAAGGCGGTGATGGATGGCCCACTGCAGGCCGTTGCGGTAGGACTGATCGAGGGCGTCAAACCACTTCCCGGCTTGCCGGAAGGCGAGCTGCAGCAGGCCGCGGTGCCTGACCTCGCCGTTGATGCTCTCTGCGTGCGCCTCGCCGGAGATGAGACGAGTGGCCAGCATCGGAACGGCGGTCAGAGCCACTACCAGCGAGATCGCCAGTGAGAAGACGACCACGAGAGCGAACTGCGTGTACATCTGCGCCGCCTGACCCTTGATGAAGACCAGGGGCAGGAACACGACCATGACCGTCCAGGTCGACGCAAAGACGGCGCCCATGATCTCCGTGGTCGCATCCACCGCTGCGGTCCAGACGTCCTTACGGTCGCGCTCGATATGCCGGAAGATGTTCTCCAAGACAACGACCGCATCGTCTACGATCAGACCGGTTGCAAGAGCGAGACCGCCCAGCGACATCGTGTTGAGCGTGAAGCCGCAGAGGTAGACCAGGGAGAAGGTGGAGATGATTGCGGTAGGGATGGAGATCGCAACGACCAGGGTGCTGCGGAGGTTGCGCAGGAAGAAGAGCAGGATCAGGATCGCGAGCGTGCCGCCGAGGAAGGCGCTGATCTTCACATCGTTGATGGACTGCTCGATGTAGGAAGCCTGGTCGTAGGCGACACTGAAGGAGAGGTTCGGGTAGAGCTCCCGGACCTTCTCAATCTTCTCCTTAACCTCGTAGCCCGTGCTGATGGTGTTGGCTTCGCTCTGCTTGGCGATGGACAGACTGGCCGAGGGCTCGCCGTTGAAGCGGGTATAGACGCGGGTCTCGTCGTGGCTGTCGCGGACGTCGGCGACCTCACCCAGGGTTACGAGTCGCCCGTTGAGACTGGTGATGGGTAGCTTAGCCAGCTTCTCGGGACTGGGAAGCCATCCGAGACTGCGGATGACGTACTCTGTGTTGCCTTGCTTGCCGATGCCCGCCGGGAGGTTGAGGTTCTCCTGCGAGATGCGCTTGATGACCTGGCTGAGAGTGACGCTGTGGGCGGCGAGACGCACCGGATCGGCGTCGATGATGATGGCGCGCTCTTGCCCACCCGAGACGGTGGCGGAGGCAACACCGTTCGCCGCCTCGACCATCGGCACGACCTGGTTCTCGAGGATCGTGCGCAGCTTGACGGGATCGCTCTCACCGGTGACACCGTAGACCAGGATCGCCATCTGGTTCGGGTCGAACTTGCGGATGATGGGGGTCTTGAGAGTCGCGTCGTTGGGGAACCGCTGCTTGGCGCGCTCGACAAGCTGCAGGACGTCGACCGCGGCCTGGCCCATGTCGGTGCCCCACTGGAACTGGACCCGCACGGAGGAGCTACCCTCTGTGGTGCTGGAGTTGACCTGGTAGATGTTGGGGGCTGCGGAGACAGCCTCCTCCACCGGCCGTGTGATCTGGGTCTCGATCTCCTGCGGTGCGACGTTGGGCCAGCTCGTCTGCACGGAGATGGTGGGCAGTGAGACCTTGGGCAGCAGGTCAACAGGCAGGCGCGTGAGACAGACGGCTCCCAGCAGTACGGGAGCCAGGACCAACATGGTCATGGCCACAGGTCGGCTTACGGCTATGCGCGCGATGTTCATGAGGGCGGGCGAGCTTCCTTCGATGGCGTGGCCGGCGCTTCAGCGCCAGGTGCCGTTTGTCTGTCGCCGCGACCTCCGGCCCCTCTCGGAGAGGTGCCGGGGAGAACGGGCTTGACCGTCTTGCCGTCCTTGAGCGGCACGGAGGTGACGGTTACCACCTGCTGGCCGAGATCCAGGCCGGAAGAGACCGAGATGTACTTAGCGTCGGACAGCCCCACACTCACGGGCTGCTTGCGTACCTTGCCGTCGGGGTCGACGACCGTGACATAGGCTCCCGAAGGACCGCGCTGCACGGCCTCGCGTGGAACAGCGATCTGCTGCTCGGCGCGCTGCGTCACGATCGTGACGTGGGCGAACATGCCGGGGCGGAAGGCACCGGCGGCGTTATCGAGGGCTGCGCGAACAGTGAACTGTCGCGCCTCGGGGTCGGCAGAGGGGTTGATCTGGACCACAGCGGCCGGGAAGATCTGGCCTGGGAAGGCGTCGAAGGTCACGTCGAGGTTGTCGCCCAGGCGGATGGCTGAGCTGACGTCCTCGGGGACGGATACGCTCACCCAGATCTGCTTGAAGGACTCGATGGTGAGGATCTCCTGGCCGGAGGAGGCCATTGCTCCGGGGTCTTGGTGGCGGCCGGTGATCACGCCATCCATGGGGCAAGTGAGGACGGTGTCGGCACGTTGCGCCTCAGCACTGCGCACGGCGGCCTGGGCAGCGGCAACGGAGGCTTTCAGTGCGGCGACGCCCTGCCGATAGGCGGGGCTCTGGGCGGTGTTGGCACGGGCGTATTCCAGGGAGGCCTTTGCCTGCGCCAGCTTCTGCCGAGCGGCCTCGACGTCGGCCGTTCCCTTGGTGCGCGTGATCTCGACCTGGTGCTCGTTGGACTTGAGCTGGCCCTGGGCGGAGTCTCGGGCGCCCTCAGCAGCCCGGAGCTTGCTGCGGGCAGACTCTACCTCGGCCTCCTGGACGCCCACAGCGGTCCTCGCATTGTCCACCTCCTGGCCGGAGACGTACCCCTTCGACAGGAGGTTGGAGAGCCGGTTGTAATGCGCTCTGGCGTTTGCGAGGGTTGCCTGGGCGCTGTCGATCGAAGAGGAGGCGGTGTTGATGGCCGCGACGGCGGCGTCGACCTTGCCCTGGGTGTCCTGCACATCGGACTGAGCGGCAGCGACCTGGTACTGCAGGCTGTGCCGAGCCTGGTCATAGTCCGCAGCGGCACTGGCGACGGCAGCCTCCTGCTGGCGTACCTGCGTCTTCACTCCGACGTCGGTGGGTCCCTGGGCAATCAGCGCCTGGGCGAGCTTCGACTGGGCCTCGGCGACGTTGGCGCTCTGCTTGCGGACCTCGGCCTCGACCTGTGAGTCGTCGATGCGGACCAGCACCTGGCCCTGGCTGACGCGGTCGCCCTCATGCGCGGTCAGAAAGAGGATGCGCCCGCTGACCTTGGGTGTGATGTCCACCTTGCGCGGGGCCTCGAGCGTTCCGGTGGCCTCGAAGGTGGTCTGAAGGTCGCGCAGTTCGGCGCGAGCGACGGCGACTTGGGGCACCGTCGAGGCACGAGCGGCCCGCTGCTGGGCCAAGGCTGCCTCTGCAGCCCGCTTCTCTCCCATTCTCCACCAGATCAAGCCGCCGAGGATCAGTACAGGGATGAGGATGGTAAGGATACGTTTCACGGGGATCCCT
This genomic interval carries:
- a CDS encoding efflux RND transporter permease subunit, with the translated sequence MNIARIAVSRPVAMTMLVLAPVLLGAVCLTRLPVDLLPKVSLPTISVQTSWPNVAPQEIETQITRPVEEAVSAAPNIYQVNSSTTEGSSSVRVQFQWGTDMGQAAVDVLQLVERAKQRFPNDATLKTPIIRKFDPNQMAILVYGVTGESDPVKLRTILENQVVPMVEAANGVASATVSGGQERAIIIDADPVRLAAHSVTLSQVIKRISQENLNLPAGIGKQGNTEYVIRSLGWLPSPEKLAKLPITSLNGRLVTLGEVADVRDSHDETRVYTRFNGEPSASLSIAKQSEANTISTGYEVKEKIEKVRELYPNLSFSVAYDQASYIEQSINDVKISAFLGGTLAILILLFFLRNLRSTLVVAISIPTAIISTFSLVYLCGFTLNTMSLGGLALATGLIVDDAVVVLENIFRHIERDRKDVWTAAVDATTEIMGAVFASTWTVMVVFLPLVFIKGQAAQMYTQFALVVVFSLAISLVVALTAVPMLATRLISGEAHAESINGEVRHRGLLQLAFRQAGKWFDALDQSYRNGLQWAIHHRLTVLIAAVVITIGSLPIMAQVGTELMPATDSGDFSVSIKMPVGTALEKTNEVVLQVEDIVRANPNIDTVLAAAGANMRSAGSVGQSVPFQGSVTAKLKPDAKATTQEVMRSLRKQLSALPGVSARLEQNDLVSSLMTGGGQNVEIDIFGQDLATLSSTAKEVMAALRDIPGLENLDVNWQEAMPEIQWQVNRDKASSLGLSFSDVANTINTATNGSIASYYQESGFQYPIIVQVPEGKRKTVEDMLHLVVSPSSGNNTQGAITLNQVAHANYGTGPSQITRLNRQRYIAVTGSPQGRSPGEVQTDIKKALSRVTLPTGYYWDWGTSQKRRGEEFAGMALAVILAIGLIYMLLASQFEAFLHPFTILLTVPLAATGVALGLFLTGRSFGITAFIGTLMLVGIVVKNGILLVDYTNHLRSQGMGRDEALLRAGPTRLRPILMTASAAILGMLPIALGLGKGSEVQAPMATAVIGGLATSTLLTLFVVPVVYSALDGLTNYIARKLKG
- a CDS encoding efflux RND transporter periplasmic adaptor subunit, with translation MKRILTILIPVLILGGLIWWRMGEKRAAEAALAQQRAARASTVPQVAVARAELRDLQTTFEATGTLEAPRKVDITPKVSGRILFLTAHEGDRVSQGQVLVRIDDSQVEAEVRKQSANVAEAQSKLAQALIAQGPTDVGVKTQVRQQEAAVASAAADYDQARHSLQYQVAAAQSDVQDTQGKVDAAVAAINTASSSIDSAQATLANARAHYNRLSNLLSKGYVSGQEVDNARTAVGVQEAEVESARSKLRAAEGARDSAQGQLKSNEHQVEITRTKGTADVEAARQKLAQAKASLEYARANTAQSPAYRQGVAALKASVAAAQAAVRSAEAQRADTVLTCPMDGVITGRHQDPGAMASSGQEILTIESFKQIWVSVSVPEDVSSAIRLGDNLDVTFDAFPGQIFPAAVVQINPSADPEARQFTVRAALDNAAGAFRPGMFAHVTIVTQRAEQQIAVPREAVQRGPSGAYVTVVDPDGKVRKQPVSVGLSDAKYISVSSGLDLGQQVVTVTSVPLKDGKTVKPVLPGTSPRGAGGRGDRQTAPGAEAPATPSKEARPPS